The Arachis ipaensis cultivar K30076 chromosome B07, Araip1.1, whole genome shotgun sequence genomic interval ttaaaaatttaaaatgtgaCGTTTAACAATACGCTTTATGCTCCTGCAATAGCTTGAACCCAAATCATTTGTTGTCAACTCAGACATTGCCGAAGAGAGGAAGTCTATGAAAAAATATATGTCAAGTGCGAATAAGAGAGCAACATGTCAGGTAAAAGATGATTGATGGTCTTGTTATGGAAGTTGGAAATGGAAGATTCACTAGATCTTGGGAGGATACATGGCTACAAGTTGAGAAgctgaaagatttttttttgagaTTCTTCTTGATTTCAAACAAAAAAGGATCAGTAATTAGGGAGTGTGAGTTTTGGAATGGGATAGAGTGGGTTTGGCACTTCCAATGGAGAAGAAAACTATGACAGTGGGAGATAGATACATTGAACCAATTGCTTCATGTCCTGCAATCTGTCAGACTGATAGCAGATGTGCAAGATAGAGTCGTGTGAAAATTTGATAAGAAAGACGTTTATTCTATTATCTCCTTTGTGCAGGTTTTGCAGGAAGAGACTTTGGATGAGGAGTTACTGAGATACAGGTTTACAAAGGCGATCTGGAAAGGCCTAGTTCCGCCTCGAGTGGAGTTATTCGCCTGGTTTGTATTTGTAGGCCGGGTCAATACAAAGGACCGGCTAAGTAGGTTGGGTATCTTACAACAGAATGATGTTTTGTGTGTGCTGTATAAGAAAGATGCTGAAAATATACAACATTTATTTATTACTTGTGAGTACTCTTGGCAGGAGTGATGTGCTTGGATACCAGCGTTTGGAGAGACGTGGGTTGTCCCTGGCACCTTGAAAGAGCATTATCAGAGTTGGAAATCCGTGCCGATGATAAAAGAGAGACGTAAGTATTGGCTACTTAGATTCTTCTCAATCATATGGATTATTTGGCTATGCTGGAATGATGTCATATTTCACAGCAAGAAAACAGGTGATTGTATGGAACAATTATTTTCATGTGCTAAGGAATAGTATTGTATATAACTCATGTTGTTGATAGCTATATCGAAAATGACATAtgaattattatgtatttattgttATTGGCTTAATATTATTTGCTCCACTTGTGTGTTgagctttaaaaaaaaaaacaatgcgcTTTAAGTTGAAGTGAGTCGTGTATGTGGTGTTAAATGCTTTAATTTCCCAGGCATGAATGATTGAGTTGAATGATGGTTACTGCTTTATTAGCAGAAGTTTCTGATGTGAAGCGATTAAATGTGAATTGAGTAAACTGATGATGATGATCACCTAAGCAATGATGATATCCAAATTTCCCCTTTAAATTCTGTCACAGAAAGTAAGTTGTGGGTTCCATATAGAAGGGGTGGTTCGGTAGTTGAGGTTGAAGCATGTGTGTTAGTGGGCACTTGTAAATACAATGAAGCAGAGAGTATATATATTTTCAACTAATTTGAGTTGGTGTGGTGGTTATTAAAAAGTTCTAATTAGTAATTACATTCTATATGTGTAGTAATTCGTTCGataataacaaatttttaaatagaatttcGATTCGCGATTAATTAAATATTTGATCCTGTCAGATTGCAagatattaaaagaaaaaaaaaaacttaacatCTGGCATCATGGGCTCACAAGCTAAGGTGTGGCCATCATTGGATCATGAAGCAAGCAAGCAAGTTTCGTGGGCCTTGGCTTACTTTTTTTCTTCCTCCTAATTTTAAATGTCATTGTTAGTGCTAGTGCTGCAATTAATTTATGGTATTGGAGATAAGCACTCTCACTTTATTTCACAAAAGAGTTCTGCTAAGTAGATAATAAAGAGTGCAAACAACGTGAATAATAAATTGTATTCACATTCAGTAAAAAAAAGCATTTGTCcccacaaaattttaaaaaaaactaagtaaatatatctaaataaatttgggttggtcgagtgattAGCTTAGTGGTCTGCTTAAGTAAGTATTGGGAGTTCGAATTCTATCTCGTATGTATAGCAATTCATTGGCcctcttaaatgaaacttaaattcATGGTAGATTAGTCCTTAACTTGTTGGGTATCGTGGgaagcaaaaaaaaatatatttatacctaaaatttattatatttttacccCTATGGCTAAATTTTTCTAGATCCGTCACTACTCCAAACCTACTAAAACAAAACACATTCCACCTCATTTATCTACTATAACCCTAGCCTCTCACCTTTCACCTTTCTCTCATTTTATTGCATCCCCTTCACTCCCCTTTTCTGTCGCACCATCACCAATGCATCTCTCTATCGCCGCCATCCTCTGAAGAAGCAACGCGCTACACCGCCGTTATACCTTCTTCTCCCATGCGTCACGCCACCCCTGTGCTCTCTGCAACTGACGTGGCTGCACTTTCTTCTTTCCTGTGTCGCGCTTCCTACTCTCGACGCCACCGCTATACCTTCTTCTCCTATGCGTCGCGCCGCCCCTATTCTCCCTGCAAGCGACACTGTCGCTGCATGCCTTTTTCTCCCTCCGTGACGTTGCACCGTCGTCTAGTCAGAGATTTTGTGCTGCCACTGCTCCAATGTTACACCTCTACCCTTACTTCCATGTCGCTGCGTCGTGTCTTCGCCACTTCCATCATGTGCCGCTTTGCTTCGTTCACCTAAATTGTATTATCCAAATAAACATTCACATCTTAGTAAAAAAAACCATTCGCATATATAGTAAAATGAACATTCTATGGAATATGTGTATGCAGAATAaaacaaatcaaataaaataccAATAGTATATCCAAATAAACATtcactttaaaataaaaaaaaaatcatccacATACATAGTAAAATAAACATTTGTCTTAATTGATATGAAACAAGTAACGAGACAATAATTACAGAGGCATTGAAGTCATGAAACAGCANNNNNNNNAAAATTAAAATACTCAAAATTATGAAacctaattaattcaaaatttgatttttaaaatcaactTTTTTTTAACCTATTATTTAGGTTGTTAAGAAAAAACGTTATTCTCTTGTACTTTTCCTTTATATGTTTGAGTGTTTTCGATTAGTCATTGCGAAAAAAGTCTCTTAATAAATTAGTTGTAAATATCTTCTAATACTATGGATGCTCTTCTAATCTAAAATTTGTTAGATATAAAATTATCCATGACATTTTATTTAATAAgttaaatttttgaaagaattaaCTCTTGATATAATATCAAAATGAATTTTTTAGGCAACCAATTATTTTTCATCTAATATATAATTtgattatattatataattaagttattttgataactaaataatattttagctgaagaaaaaagagagaaaaaaaagagatacataaaaaaagaaaaaaaaagatttaaatagacttagttacaaaaataatttattcaacTAATACTTTTTTATATAATTGACATTTATAAAACACCTTGAAACACCAATATCATATAAACCTGtaaaatacaaatataataattcaTGTATACATATTCTCTATTATTCTATATGTAATAATTCAtactaatttatatattattgatgTGTTAGAGAGTCATGATGGATTAACTAACGAGTTCCGCTAGGAAGATAATGggttatttgtacaatgtgtacaatggactaTAGAGTTACAAGATGAACATCcttcatactatctagaataaccatccgagtaatagggataataaacatcttctcaAAAACTTAAACTAATTTTGGGATTCACTAAGGATTGAATTCTTGACCTTTCGAATTTAACTCTTTAATactatgtcatgataccactaATTCCAAAAATTTCAGCTGATaaaaaaagataacactaataTTCCATTAGCTCCTCGTACTTTCCCTTAACTAAAATCAATTAGTTGTttgtataaaaagaaaaagaaacatgaTTACCAAAGACACTAATGATAGAGGCGAAAAAGAAAGTAAGGTAAAGTAGGGGAAATTGAAAGGGGAGGGGACCAAAAAGCaagtgtatgtatgtatgtaggAGTAGAAGAGGATTAATTGAACAAAAAGAGAGAGACAGCTACATACTAAatagtcattcattcattcatatataaataaagaaaagggTGAAGCAGAAGAGAAAGAGATAGAAAGGTGTGAATGTAAAACATGTTGAAGACAAGAGAAGGAAAACCGCCACAATCTGCAGATCTTCTTGTATGTTTCCCTTCAAGATCCCATCTCCCTCTAATGCCTAAGCCTATTTGCAGCCCTGCCAGACCTTCCGATCACAACAAACGCCGCCACCACCACCGCCGCAAGAGATCAATCTCCATGCTTGCTGCTGGAGGACAAGGTGGTAGCCCTTCCCTTGACATTGCGGAACCGACCTCCCCCAAGGTCACTTGCGCCGGTCAGATCAAGGTTCGCCACAACAACACCCGCACCACCGCTTGCCGGAGCTGGCAGTCGGTCATGGAGGAGATAGAGAAGATCCACAACCGCAAGAAGCAGAGGAATCATCTTGGTTTCAAGAAGGAGGTAATGCAGTTCTTGACTTGCCTCAGAAGCATAAGGTTCGATTTCAGATGCTTTGGATCATTCCCCGGAACCGATATAGTAACCTCCGACgacgacgaagaagaagaagaagaagaagacgaagacgtCGAAGACGAGGAAGGAGAAGAGAGTAGCCAGAGAAAAGAGAGTGGTGatcgagaagaagaagaaggttcaAGAACCGTGTTTTCGAAATGGTTCATGGTGGTACAAGAGCATCAAAGTAGTAGTGTTGAtgaggagaaagagaagaagaacgtAGTAATGGcacatgatgatgaagatgaagatgatgatgaagatgaatcGGTTACAGTGGTTCCTCCTCGGAACGCGTTGCTGCTGATGCGGTGTAGGTCTGCTCCGGCGAAGAGTTGGGTGAAGAGAGAGAATgaagaaggaaaaggaaaagagaaagtggAGGTGGTGAGAGGGCAGAGTTTGAAGTCGTTAATGGAGGAAGAaaagagaataataaaaacagaacaagataataacaataacaagaacaagaacaagaagctGTTGGTGATGAGATACGAGAGTGCAGCTGATTGGATTTCATCGGATATTGCTAAAGAGACATGGATTGTTGGTGGCTTAAGAGAAACATTATTAAAGGCTCGAAGCTGCAAGCGATGatccatcaccatcatcatcatgctATTGCCATTGCTTCCAGGACtcttcatttttcaattttttttttctttttgaaattattatatatgttattaaaTAGCGTTTGTATGTATGAATTTTATTTTGCAGCAAAGTACTTTAATGTGGTGGAGTGAAAACTAAGTGGGAATTCTAATAATGAGTTAGTGTCCCATAACCATAAGTCCCAGTTTTTAGATTCGGATGTATGCTTTAATTTGTTTAATCTATGGATATATCTGTACAGCTTTTTCATCATACAAATACCTTCTCTTTGAAAAAATATACACAAAAAAATAATACCATAACATTCCTCTCATTTGTTTATACACGTCATTTATCTTTGAAGGTCCTATATATATTCAACTCTCATTCTCTCCTAATGCTGTCTTCCGAAAATAATTGAAGCTAGAAATAtagaataataatataatattaagaATTACCTGATCTTAGTTACATGAATTACTGTTGACGTTTTTACTCTATTGTCACAGCTGACCTCGATGGCTNNNNNNNNNNNNNNNNNNNNNNNNNNNNNNNNNNNNNNNNNNNNaatataaatttaatttcctTAAACTTATTACAAGATTTATACGATCTTCGCTTTATTTGATAACTAATTTCTTTTACATATTATTTTATTTCTAGTGGATCACCTAAATACTGAGTGTTTTGGTGTTTAATAAATTTTTGGAATGTTTTTTATTATtcgtaaaaaaaaaagtttagaaacagtacttttattaaaatttgatcaggatataattagtaaaaaaaatgagtaattttttatcattaaatataatctgatttgtaaAAGTACAATTCGCCGTTAATGTATTGTTAATCTGCCAAAAAtatattgtaaaaaaaaatattttttgtttataaaaaagTATAATCTGAAAAAAAATATACTATGAATCTGCCGGAAACATATTGGTCTAAGTAGGTGTGTTCCACATACTGCTCttcaatataaaaataaaaaatcgtcACTTTGATATCATGATTAGCTTTATTATAAGGGGGTTAAAAGAAATGTTAAAACCCTATGAATTTTGTTATGAATTGTGTACGCGTGAGCCTGCCTAAGTTGCTTTAATTTGGGTGCTTTCTCCAACGTCAGAAATCATGACTTCACTTGGCAAATCATCACAACTCCACCAATGGATTTGGCAACCTTCCAAAACCTAGTGATTTTTTTTATGTCGAAGAAGAAGTTGCTACATCTTCCGGATAATTAATCATATTGTGTATGTTTGAAGATAATAATTCGATTCTAGGATTTCTAGCTAATTCTTTTTTCTATTAACGTACAACATACCAAACATAACCCAAACGCACATCACCAACTTCAAGAATGAATTAAACAACATTAGATGTAACACATCCATAACTAATTAACAACATAGGATATATAGTACGGCTCATGAGTAATAAGCAATGTATATTGTAAAATAAGCAAGAGTAATATTTAATAAAGTAAATCACtccttatatataaaaatatttaaaagagacaataaaaaattaatttaaatcagttaaaaattattttattttatatttattaattatttttaaaataaatacataatctcaaaattaatattgttGTGTGGGTAACCTGAAATAGATGGATCGGGCTAGAGCAGAAGGCCCAAATAGGGGAGGAGGGTGGTCTCCGACCTGCTTTACATCTGGGAGCCGCTGTTCGAGTTGTGTATATAAAAGAATAGAGGGTGGtatctgcaaagacactccgatgcctaagttagtaAGGGGGTAAGCAGGTTTAGAGTATTGGAATTTAAAgatacctgaggagtgtcagtgtatttataggtgatgtgccaataaccaccgttggagtggTTCCACTATTagtggtggataaccgtccctatcttagggttgttgagatctctctcctagaagtgggtgagagattTGGAGAGGTAGTTACTCATTTAGATAaatatgagctgcatgtttcagTCGGCTCCGACCTCTTAGAGGAGGTCGGATGAGCGGATAAGACTACTCTTTTTGACTGGACCTTTTAACTTTATTGGGTCTGGCCGTTGTATTGGGTCAGGGTTCGACCAGAGGAATCATCCAACCGAGGTCTAATCCGGAAACTTTTAAGACACCTAGCTTGGTGTCCGTCTTGGTGACTGAGGGCTCTTGGAGAGTCTCTTGGATTAGGCTCTTGGAGAGTCTCTTGGATTAGGCTCTTATTATTCCCTCCTGGTTTGGTACTTGCCAACTTGGAGAGGGCGTCGGCTCTGCTGTTAAACTACTGAGTTATGTGTCTAACTTCAGTCTCTGAGAATCGCCTAAGATGTTCCATAGTTTTTTctaagtaccttttcatatttgggTATTTGGCTTAATATTCTCCATTAATTTGTGAGGTCACTACCTGAGAGTCACTGAAGACCGCTACTTTGGtcgcaccgacttcttctgctaGCTTTCGTCTAGCAATCAGtacttcatattctgcctgattgttgGAGGTcggaaattcaaattttaaggaGACTTCTATTTGAGTTCCTTCTTGGTTGACTAGTATGATGCCTGCACTGCTTCCGACTTGTTGAACGAGCCATCCACGTATATTTCTCA includes:
- the LOC107606135 gene encoding protein SQS1; translated protein: MLKTREGKPPQSADLLVCFPSRSHLPLMPKPICSPARPSDHNKRRHHHRRKRSISMLAAGGQGGSPSLDIAEPTSPKVTCAGQIKVRHNNTRTTACRSWQSVMEEIEKIHNRKKQRNHLGFKKEVMQFLTCLRSIRFDFRCFGSFPGTDIVTSDDDEEEEEEEDEDVEDEEGEESSQRKESGDREEEEGSRTVFSKWFMVVQEHQSSSVDEEKEKKNVVMAHDDEDEDDDEDESVTVVPPRNALLLMRCRSAPAKSWVKRENEEGKGKEKVEVVRGQSLKSLMEEEKRIIKTEQDNNNNKNKNKKLLVMRYESAADWISSDIAKETWIVGGLRETLLKARSCKR